A genomic segment from Vicinamibacterales bacterium encodes:
- a CDS encoding glycosyltransferase: protein MSNQRPRVLAVLPALFPSTVIGVAKPLLRLHQDQRIYLDLTLQFLVTRKAVARADVVVMCHTIDPQHAQILDWIRELRRPLIYEIDDNLLRIPADIPGLDYLREPVRRDTLVACLKQADVVRVYSPELLRILADYNEHVVMVSGPLDWSLMPFDSTGSASRGRSRSGSSTGLNTPPVKIVYATGRMEDQIGRMLIEPLRQVLDAHPEAELTVWGPRHEALAQHPQVRSLPLIRDYDTFFARFAAEQFAIGLAPLPDDEFHRCKSNNKFREYAACGVAGVYSDMPVYNTFVTHGQTGLLVANTGAAWVEAIGRLVSDASLRAAIGRNAKAYAAAHFNERITDEEWMARIGPLAADRPAIAGADRPAAAPRPLATAFGVAKYAARLSTKLGPVFRTHGAASVLRRVGTHLAGFGQVMAWEISRWRLQQRVTRPRGRS from the coding sequence GTGAGCAACCAGCGTCCGCGCGTGCTGGCGGTGCTGCCGGCGCTCTTTCCGTCAACCGTGATCGGCGTCGCCAAGCCGCTGCTGCGCTTGCACCAGGACCAGCGCATTTACCTCGACCTCACGCTGCAGTTCCTGGTCACGCGCAAGGCTGTCGCACGCGCCGATGTCGTGGTGATGTGCCACACCATCGATCCACAGCATGCGCAAATCCTCGACTGGATTCGTGAGTTGCGCCGGCCGCTGATCTACGAGATTGACGACAACTTGCTGCGGATTCCGGCCGACATCCCCGGCCTCGACTACCTGCGTGAGCCGGTGCGGCGTGACACGCTGGTCGCCTGCCTGAAACAAGCCGACGTGGTGCGCGTCTACTCACCCGAACTGCTGCGGATCCTGGCCGACTACAACGAGCACGTCGTGATGGTCAGCGGCCCGCTCGATTGGAGCCTGATGCCCTTCGACTCGACCGGCTCCGCTTCGCGGGGGCGGTCTCGCTCAGGGTCTTCGACCGGCCTCAACACGCCACCGGTGAAGATCGTGTATGCCACCGGCCGGATGGAGGACCAGATCGGGCGGATGCTGATCGAGCCGCTCCGGCAGGTGCTCGATGCCCATCCCGAAGCTGAGCTGACCGTGTGGGGGCCTCGCCACGAGGCGCTCGCGCAGCATCCCCAGGTGCGATCGCTGCCGCTGATTCGCGACTACGACACCTTCTTCGCGCGGTTTGCCGCCGAGCAATTCGCCATCGGCCTGGCGCCGCTCCCGGACGATGAGTTCCACCGCTGCAAGAGCAACAACAAGTTCCGCGAGTATGCGGCGTGCGGCGTGGCCGGCGTCTATTCCGACATGCCGGTCTACAACACCTTTGTGACGCATGGGCAAACCGGTCTGCTGGTTGCCAACACCGGCGCCGCCTGGGTGGAGGCGATCGGCCGGCTGGTGAGCGATGCGTCGCTGCGGGCCGCGATCGGCCGCAACGCCAAGGCCTACGCGGCCGCGCATTTCAACGAGCGCATCACAGACGAGGAATGGATGGCCCGTATCGGGCCGCTCGCGGCGGACCGTCCCGCGATTGCGGGGGCGGATCGCCCGGCTGCGGCGCCGCGGCCGCTGGCCACTGCGTTCGGCGTGGCGAAATACGCGGCCCGGCTCAGCACCAAATTGGGGCCGGTGTTCCGCACCCACGGTGCGGCGTCGGTGTTACGGCGAGTGGGGACGCACCTGGCGGGGTTCGGCCAGGTGATGGCATGGGAAATCAGCCGGTGGCGCCTGCAGCAGCGCGTCACCCGGCCCCGAGGTCGCTCGTGA
- a CDS encoding glycosyltransferase family 39 protein, translating to MLLWSGIKAGGDTGIYLDGATALLSGQALTERQPSYLGYIAVVAAFQAAGAGLTGVVVGQLAAATAAAWAVYRMAVEIGGRLAGGLAVLLFAVDVNTNRWHAYILSDSLFMSFLTVAVWLVYRAAAAGGPWRRYLWASVALVVAGLIRPEGWFVVPAAIAYWVAKLDGSAGRRLTMLAGGALACAALYVVIAPRLGGNLEAVGPAEMLRRGQTIWDYDGWRVPMPDDAAGSSRKGSAAAVMYAVCHPLSTATLMSARLVVHLAHVRPFYSAAHNIMIAAWLLPVYAFAAAGVWRARRQALVWWCGIAVATQALVVALTHADWDGRYLGHVMPLIYPCAACGLAALLHRAVPTVHDKLATL from the coding sequence TTGCTGCTCTGGTCGGGCATCAAGGCCGGGGGCGACACCGGGATCTACCTGGACGGCGCTACCGCTCTCTTGAGCGGCCAGGCGTTGACGGAACGGCAGCCGTCGTACCTTGGTTACATCGCCGTGGTCGCCGCATTCCAGGCCGCCGGCGCCGGCCTCACCGGGGTGGTCGTCGGCCAGCTCGCGGCCGCTACCGCGGCGGCTTGGGCGGTCTACCGCATGGCGGTCGAGATCGGCGGACGGCTCGCCGGCGGACTGGCGGTACTGTTGTTTGCCGTTGACGTCAACACCAACCGCTGGCACGCGTACATTCTCAGCGACTCCTTGTTCATGTCATTCCTCACCGTGGCCGTCTGGCTGGTCTACCGCGCGGCCGCGGCAGGCGGACCTTGGCGCCGCTACCTGTGGGCATCGGTCGCGCTCGTGGTGGCCGGTTTGATTCGGCCGGAGGGGTGGTTCGTCGTACCGGCCGCGATCGCCTATTGGGTGGCGAAGCTCGACGGATCGGCGGGCCGGCGCCTCACCATGCTGGCGGGCGGCGCCCTGGCCTGCGCGGCCCTCTACGTGGTGATCGCGCCCAGGCTGGGCGGCAACCTCGAGGCGGTGGGCCCGGCCGAGATGCTGCGGCGCGGACAGACCATCTGGGACTACGACGGCTGGCGCGTGCCGATGCCCGATGACGCCGCGGGGTCATCGCGGAAGGGCAGTGCCGCCGCGGTGATGTATGCCGTTTGCCACCCTCTCAGCACCGCGACCCTGATGAGCGCGCGGCTGGTGGTGCACCTCGCGCACGTGCGCCCGTTCTATTCCGCCGCCCACAACATCATGATCGCGGCCTGGCTCCTGCCCGTGTATGCCTTCGCCGCCGCGGGCGTGTGGCGCGCGCGGCGCCAAGCGCTGGTGTGGTGGTGCGGCATCGCCGTCGCCACACAAGCGCTGGTCGTCGCACTGACGCACGCCGATTGGGACGGGCGCTACCTTGGCCATGTCATGCCGCTCATTTATCCATGTGCCGCGTGTGGGCTGGCGGCGCTGTTGCATCGGGCCGTGCCGACGGTTCACGACAAGTTGGCGACCCTGTGA
- a CDS encoding DapH/DapD/GlmU-related protein produces MNLKYFVHESSYVDDGCEIGAGTKIWHFSHVMAGSRLGERCNIGQNVVISPAVVIGNNVKIQNNVSVYTGVILEDDVFCGPSMVFTNVVNPRSHVSRKDEYRQTLVKRGASLGANCTIVCGHTVGVYAFVGAGAVITRDIPDYALVVGNPGRVVGWVCECGVKLAAGATVPAKATCSACDRRYVAAGSGLARENS; encoded by the coding sequence ATGAATCTCAAATATTTCGTGCACGAATCGTCGTACGTCGATGACGGCTGCGAGATCGGCGCCGGCACCAAGATCTGGCACTTCTCGCACGTGATGGCAGGGTCCCGCCTCGGCGAGCGCTGCAACATCGGCCAGAACGTCGTCATCTCGCCGGCGGTGGTGATCGGCAATAACGTCAAGATCCAGAACAACGTGTCGGTCTACACCGGTGTCATTCTCGAAGACGACGTGTTCTGCGGGCCGTCGATGGTGTTCACCAACGTGGTGAACCCCCGCAGCCATGTGTCGCGGAAGGACGAGTACCGGCAGACGCTGGTCAAGCGCGGCGCCAGCCTCGGCGCCAATTGCACCATCGTCTGCGGGCACACGGTCGGGGTCTATGCGTTCGTGGGCGCGGGCGCGGTCATCACCAGGGACATCCCCGATTACGCGCTGGTGGTCGGCAATCCCGGGCGCGTGGTGGGATGGGTCTGCGAGTGTGGCGTCAAGCTCGCCGCCGGCGCCACGGTTCCGGCGAAGGCGACGTGCAGCGCCTGCGATCGCCGTTACGTCGCGGCTGGTAGCGGCCTCGCGCGGGAGAACAGCTGA
- a CDS encoding Gfo/Idh/MocA family oxidoreductase, which produces MTQPRNFAVTGVAGYIAPRHLKAIQDTGNRLVAATDPHDAVGILDRFAFDCRFFTEFERFDRHLEKLRRGPEEARVHYVSVCSPNYLHDAHMRLALRVGANVICEKPLVINPWNLDALEELEQETGCRISTILQLRVHPQLMALRDQLKAESGKRHSVRLTYITARGGWYHVSWKGHEDRSGGIVTNIGIHFFDLITWLFGPVRQSVVHLREPQRAAGVLDLERADVQWYLSTESSDLPFAPEPGVKTTFRSITVDDHEVEFSEGFTDLHTRVYEEVLAGRGFGIAEARPSVELTAQIRSAPVVAPNADAHPKVIARG; this is translated from the coding sequence ATGACCCAGCCTCGAAATTTCGCGGTCACGGGCGTTGCCGGCTACATCGCGCCCCGGCACCTCAAGGCCATTCAGGACACCGGCAACCGCCTCGTGGCGGCGACCGATCCCCACGACGCGGTGGGCATCCTCGATCGCTTTGCGTTCGATTGCCGGTTCTTCACCGAGTTCGAGCGCTTCGATCGGCATCTCGAGAAGCTGCGCCGCGGTCCGGAAGAAGCGCGCGTGCATTACGTGAGCGTGTGCTCGCCCAATTACCTGCACGATGCCCACATGCGCCTCGCCCTCCGCGTCGGCGCCAACGTCATTTGCGAGAAGCCGCTCGTGATCAATCCGTGGAACCTCGATGCGCTCGAGGAACTCGAGCAGGAGACCGGCTGCCGGATCTCGACCATCCTGCAGTTGCGCGTCCATCCCCAGTTGATGGCGCTGCGAGACCAGCTGAAGGCCGAATCGGGCAAACGCCACAGCGTGCGTCTCACCTACATCACCGCTCGCGGCGGGTGGTACCACGTGTCGTGGAAGGGCCACGAAGACCGCTCCGGCGGCATCGTCACCAACATCGGGATTCACTTCTTCGACCTCATCACCTGGCTGTTTGGCCCGGTCCGTCAATCGGTGGTGCACCTGCGCGAGCCGCAGCGGGCCGCCGGCGTGCTGGACCTCGAGCGCGCGGACGTGCAGTGGTACCTGTCCACGGAGAGTTCGGATCTGCCGTTCGCGCCCGAGCCGGGCGTGAAAACGACCTTCCGCTCCATCACCGTGGATGATCACGAGGTCGAGTTCAGCGAGGGCTTCACCGACCTCCACACGCGCGTCTACGAGGAAGTGCTGGCCGGCCGCGGCTTCGGGATTGCCGAGGCCCGCCCGTCAGTGGAGTTGACGGCGCAGATCCGCTCGGCGCCGGTCGTGGCGCCGAACGCGGACGCGCACCCCAAGGTGATCGCCCGTGGATAA
- a CDS encoding glycosyltransferase family 4 protein: MAPIRVLAISPIPEEGAGCRFRVSQYVPYLESQGFKVTIRPFYTREFFRMVYKHGHFLRKSFGFLGLLIRRLRLLQELDDYDVVFLYREAVPAGPPWIERRIARRGLPIVFDFDDAIFLPNVSEANKSLGFLKDTSRPAKIIAFSSHVVVGNEFLADYARQFNPAVTVIPTAVDTTRFVPRPDRERVPASGPVVGWIGSPTTYHYLEKMGPLLKDAAARHPFTLKVSGAGKPVHFDGVTVQEVPWSLDREVELFNSCDVGVYPLQDHDWERGKCGFKAIQFMACGVPVVAAAVGVNREIIRDGENGFLASTPAEWRDKLDRLLTDKALRDRFSRAGRETIEERYSLRVTAPQLARILKQAASVHT; this comes from the coding sequence GTGGCACCGATTCGCGTTCTGGCGATTTCGCCGATTCCAGAGGAGGGCGCCGGGTGCCGCTTTCGCGTCTCCCAGTACGTGCCCTACCTGGAATCACAGGGCTTCAAGGTCACCATTCGGCCGTTCTACACGCGCGAGTTCTTCCGGATGGTCTACAAGCACGGGCACTTCCTGCGAAAGAGCTTCGGCTTTCTCGGGCTGCTCATCCGCAGGCTGCGCCTGTTGCAGGAGCTGGACGACTACGACGTGGTGTTCCTGTATCGCGAAGCCGTGCCGGCGGGCCCGCCCTGGATCGAGCGACGAATCGCCCGCCGCGGTCTGCCCATCGTTTTCGATTTCGACGATGCGATTTTTCTGCCGAACGTGAGTGAGGCGAACAAGAGCCTCGGGTTTCTGAAAGACACGAGCCGGCCGGCGAAGATTATCGCTTTCAGTTCGCACGTCGTGGTCGGCAACGAGTTCCTGGCCGACTATGCGCGGCAGTTCAACCCGGCGGTCACGGTCATTCCGACCGCCGTTGACACGACGCGATTCGTGCCGCGTCCGGATCGCGAGCGCGTGCCGGCCAGCGGTCCCGTGGTGGGCTGGATCGGCAGCCCGACCACCTATCACTACCTCGAGAAGATGGGTCCGCTGCTCAAGGATGCTGCGGCGCGGCATCCGTTCACGCTGAAGGTCAGCGGCGCCGGCAAGCCCGTCCACTTTGACGGCGTCACGGTACAGGAAGTGCCGTGGTCACTCGACCGCGAAGTCGAGCTCTTCAATTCGTGCGACGTCGGCGTCTATCCACTCCAGGACCACGATTGGGAGCGCGGCAAGTGCGGCTTCAAGGCCATTCAGTTCATGGCCTGCGGCGTGCCGGTGGTGGCGGCGGCCGTCGGCGTGAACCGGGAGATCATTCGCGATGGCGAGAACGGATTTCTCGCCTCGACGCCTGCCGAATGGCGCGACAAGCTCGACCGCCTGTTGACCGACAAGGCACTCCGCGACCGGTTTTCCCGCGCCGGCCGTGAGACGATCGAAGAGCGCTACTCCCTGCGCGTCACTGCTCCGCAGTTGGCGCGAATCCTGAAGCAAGCCGCCTCGGTACACACATGA
- a CDS encoding DUF4330 family protein yields MAIVDEQGKLFGRLNLLDALVVLLVVGLIPLGYGAYALFRSPMPTLTRVAPAEIIHAPNMRFSVRGENLRPYMRVSVGSHQGQTFLFRDTSEAEIDLVDVPPGVYDVVLFDFAQERSRLPKALTIHPSALPDAKVIVVGMFGNLKAGQTASLTVGMTIPQVGEVIAVGRPVPQVARVFARSDRVEVPIPNGLMVPAIIRMGCWVRASQGQPECVADGTGVHPTTLMFLPTPAGTLPFQIDQVRGTQPIVPLDITVRFTGALEALAQLKAGDVDRGEVTNELSAGGSVASVAAAGPSSRDARIVVSAQQGTSGWIYANRPLRIGGPFTLRTPLYELQGTVVRLAPAPGSAQ; encoded by the coding sequence ATGGCGATTGTTGACGAGCAGGGGAAACTGTTCGGGCGCCTGAATCTGCTCGACGCCCTCGTCGTGTTGCTGGTGGTTGGATTGATTCCACTGGGATACGGCGCCTACGCGCTCTTCCGGTCGCCGATGCCGACCCTGACCCGGGTGGCGCCCGCCGAGATCATCCACGCGCCGAACATGCGGTTCAGCGTCCGCGGCGAGAACCTCCGGCCGTACATGCGCGTCTCGGTGGGCAGTCATCAGGGGCAGACGTTTTTGTTCAGGGACACCAGCGAAGCCGAAATTGACCTGGTCGACGTGCCGCCGGGCGTCTACGACGTCGTGCTCTTCGACTTCGCGCAGGAGCGATCGCGCTTGCCCAAGGCACTGACGATCCATCCCTCGGCGTTGCCAGACGCGAAGGTGATCGTCGTCGGCATGTTCGGCAACCTCAAGGCCGGCCAGACCGCCAGCCTGACTGTGGGGATGACCATCCCGCAAGTCGGCGAGGTGATCGCGGTGGGCCGGCCCGTCCCTCAGGTGGCGAGGGTCTTTGCCAGGTCCGACCGGGTGGAGGTTCCGATTCCGAACGGGCTCATGGTGCCGGCGATCATCCGCATGGGGTGCTGGGTACGCGCCTCGCAGGGCCAGCCTGAATGCGTCGCCGACGGCACCGGTGTGCACCCCACGACGCTGATGTTTCTTCCCACGCCGGCCGGGACGCTGCCGTTCCAGATCGACCAGGTGCGCGGCACCCAACCGATCGTGCCGCTCGACATCACCGTCAGGTTCACCGGGGCGCTCGAGGCACTGGCGCAGTTGAAGGCCGGCGACGTCGACCGGGGAGAAGTCACCAACGAGTTATCCGCTGGCGGAAGCGTCGCCAGCGTCGCGGCGGCGGGTCCGTCTTCGCGTGATGCGCGCATCGTGGTGAGCGCACAGCAGGGGACCTCGGGCTGGATTTACGCCAACAGGCCCCTGCGCATCGGTGGACCATTTACGCTGAGGACGCCGCTCTACGAACTACAAGGAACCGTCGTCCGGTTGGCGCCGGCACCGGGAAGCGCACAATGA
- a CDS encoding glycosyltransferase, translated as MKICFVIPTLTSGGAERVAVTVLSALDPRHERMLYLFSGADGVYFDRIAPGVRVVVASQRSWLARLFELARFLRTAKPDIVMPFLSYFITAIAAWMAGTGARVVFNQGTPTTGFLEDPDFSWQQPLRRRVFAWMTRWFYRRADAVVVTSQGVADDLATRYGVPRAKLRVLHNPVDLEAIAACAAEALDDPAGEGPVVVAAGRLAGVKNYPLFLAALEQLNRGTPVRAWILGDGDERERLEQIAAQPPLAGRVRFLGFRQNPWAAIAHADVFVLTSSYEGFGNVLIEAMACGTPVVATRSPGTVEIIEHGVNGLLVAHEPAAVAAAISQILSDRPLRDRLVARARRDVEHYALPNVIERYDRLFQELAA; from the coding sequence GTGAAGATCTGCTTCGTGATTCCCACGCTGACCAGCGGCGGCGCCGAGCGGGTGGCGGTGACGGTGTTGAGCGCGCTCGACCCGCGGCACGAACGCATGCTCTATCTCTTCAGCGGCGCCGACGGCGTCTACTTCGATCGCATCGCCCCCGGCGTGCGGGTCGTGGTGGCCTCCCAGCGCTCGTGGCTGGCGCGGCTCTTCGAGCTGGCGCGCTTTCTGCGGACCGCGAAGCCCGACATCGTCATGCCGTTTCTCAGCTACTTCATCACCGCCATCGCGGCGTGGATGGCGGGCACGGGCGCGCGCGTCGTCTTCAACCAGGGCACGCCGACCACCGGGTTCCTGGAGGATCCGGACTTCTCGTGGCAGCAGCCGCTGCGCCGGCGGGTGTTTGCGTGGATGACGCGGTGGTTCTATCGCCGGGCGGACGCCGTGGTGGTCACCTCACAGGGAGTGGCGGACGATCTCGCCACGCGCTACGGCGTGCCGCGGGCGAAGCTGCGCGTGCTGCACAACCCCGTGGACCTCGAGGCGATCGCGGCTTGCGCCGCGGAAGCGCTCGACGATCCCGCCGGCGAGGGGCCGGTGGTGGTGGCCGCGGGCCGGCTGGCCGGCGTCAAGAACTATCCGTTGTTCCTGGCGGCGCTCGAGCAGCTCAATCGGGGCACTCCCGTTCGCGCCTGGATCCTGGGCGACGGCGACGAGCGCGAGCGGCTGGAGCAGATCGCCGCGCAGCCGCCGCTGGCCGGGCGGGTGCGGTTCCTGGGGTTCCGGCAGAACCCGTGGGCCGCGATCGCGCACGCCGATGTGTTCGTGCTCACCTCGTCTTACGAGGGGTTCGGCAATGTCCTCATCGAGGCCATGGCCTGCGGCACGCCGGTGGTGGCGACGCGCTCGCCGGGGACCGTGGAGATCATCGAACACGGCGTGAACGGTTTGCTGGTCGCGCACGAGCCGGCCGCGGTCGCCGCGGCGATCTCGCAGATCCTGAGCGATCGCCCGTTGCGCGACCGCCTGGTCGCGCGGGCGAGACGCGACGTCGAACACTATGCGTTGCCGAATGTGATCGAGCGCTACGACCGCCTGTTTCAGGAGCTGGCGGCTTGA
- a CDS encoding glycosyltransferase, translated as MSTPGTSGTSGTSGTSGTLGILYHMPFWQAADGSLWESEGSFGRYVDSLAPYFDEIVLSVPVFDVPPASGSRLRASNVRLAPLPYFPGPRQFYPMLPFLHGRLRKWVRQCDVIHLRVPTPAAIFAFRLARAARKPVFLLVVGDYGALLPYLPYRGAKKALFGAYVAFEEWALRYMTTRALTFANGAALREKHERQGATVFETKTTTLSLQDIASRGDTCGSTPIRLLTVSRIDPRKGLRVLPEAVAALVADGHDVTIDIVGPTIGQIGDLESDRIASEAVRLGVGERVTLKGAVPLDQLMPLYQQYDMFVLPTQPGEGIPRVLLEAMAAGLPVITTNVSGIASLIEHERNGLLVSMTNSASSVSSTSALRASADKSAALGSVSSASSVALELSAALLRVIEDSALRRRLISGGYQTARAHTLENQAAEMMRIVSSELQVA; from the coding sequence ATGAGCACCCCAGGCACCTCAGGCACCTCAGGCACCTCAGGCACCTCAGGCACCTTAGGAATCCTCTACCACATGCCGTTCTGGCAGGCCGCTGATGGCAGCCTGTGGGAGTCCGAAGGATCGTTCGGGCGCTACGTTGATTCGCTGGCGCCGTACTTCGACGAGATTGTCCTGTCGGTGCCCGTCTTCGACGTGCCGCCGGCGTCGGGGTCGCGGTTGCGGGCGTCAAACGTGCGGCTGGCGCCGTTGCCGTATTTCCCCGGTCCGCGGCAGTTCTACCCGATGCTGCCGTTCCTCCACGGCCGGCTGCGCAAATGGGTCCGGCAGTGCGACGTGATTCACCTTCGCGTGCCGACACCGGCGGCCATCTTTGCCTTCCGCCTCGCGCGGGCGGCGCGCAAACCGGTGTTCCTGCTGGTGGTGGGCGACTACGGAGCGCTGTTGCCATACCTGCCGTATCGCGGCGCCAAGAAGGCGCTGTTCGGCGCCTATGTCGCGTTTGAAGAGTGGGCGCTGCGCTACATGACGACGCGGGCGCTGACCTTTGCCAACGGTGCGGCCCTGCGCGAGAAGCACGAGCGGCAGGGCGCCACGGTGTTCGAAACCAAAACCACGACACTGAGCCTGCAGGACATCGCGTCGCGCGGCGACACTTGCGGGTCGACGCCGATCCGGCTGCTCACAGTGAGCCGCATCGACCCCCGCAAGGGCCTGCGCGTCCTGCCAGAGGCGGTGGCCGCGCTCGTCGCCGACGGCCACGACGTCACCATCGACATCGTCGGGCCCACGATCGGGCAGATCGGCGATCTGGAGAGCGATCGCATCGCCTCGGAGGCCGTGCGCCTCGGCGTCGGCGAGCGCGTGACGCTCAAGGGCGCGGTGCCGCTGGACCAGTTGATGCCGCTCTACCAGCAGTACGACATGTTTGTGCTCCCCACCCAGCCCGGCGAGGGCATCCCGCGCGTCCTGCTGGAGGCAATGGCGGCTGGGCTGCCTGTGATCACAACCAACGTTTCGGGCATCGCCAGCCTGATTGAGCACGAGCGCAACGGGCTCCTGGTCAGCATGACTAATTCTGCGTCATCTGTGTCATCCACCTCCGCGCTGCGCGCTTCGGCGGACAAGTCTGCGGCCCTAGGTTCTGTGTCATCTGCGTCATCTGTGGCCCTGGAATTATCGGCGGCGCTGCTCCGTGTCATCGAGGATTCCGCGTTGAGGCGGCGCCTCATCAGCGGCGGCTACCAGACCGCGCGAGCGCACACGCTGGAAAATCAGGCCGCCGAGATGATGCGCATCGTGTCATCTGAGTTGCAGGTCGCGTGA
- a CDS encoding glycosyltransferase: MSGSPIRVLYLSHAFAVGGAEEMVLNLVRHLPPAYEPAVACIHEAGPIGLEIQRTGVPFKVLGLTPGLRHPFDVLRLRDFLDECQPDIVHTFLLTGSLYGRFAAMMARVPVVIGTEVNVYERKQALHALAERWLMRGTDAVVASAESVRDFYLKQVHADPSKVEVIYNAVDWTQLDTTVGRDEMRAAMNVPAGAPLLGIIARLTEQKGHRVLLDALAQRPDLGQAYLVIVGDGPLSAGLQRQAADLGLSSRVRFLGARRDLGNILAAVDAFVLPSFWEGLPLAMVLAMGAGLPVVATRVAGIPEVVQDGVSGLLVTPGDSAELAAALSRVVNDDTTRVLLGQAARAFVRPRFGVDGYVNAITSLYNRLLVAKGVA, from the coding sequence GTGAGCGGTTCGCCGATCCGGGTGCTGTACTTGTCGCACGCCTTTGCGGTCGGCGGCGCTGAGGAGATGGTGCTCAACCTTGTGCGCCACCTGCCGCCGGCTTATGAGCCTGCGGTCGCGTGCATTCACGAGGCGGGACCGATCGGCCTCGAGATCCAACGCACTGGCGTGCCGTTCAAGGTGCTGGGACTCACGCCGGGCCTGCGTCATCCGTTCGACGTGCTGCGGCTCCGGGATTTCCTCGACGAGTGCCAGCCCGACATCGTGCACACCTTCCTCCTGACGGGAAGCCTCTACGGCCGGTTTGCCGCGATGATGGCGCGCGTGCCCGTGGTGATCGGGACCGAGGTCAACGTCTACGAGAGGAAGCAGGCGCTGCATGCGTTGGCCGAGCGCTGGCTGATGCGGGGTACCGATGCGGTGGTGGCGTCCGCCGAGTCGGTTCGCGACTTCTACCTCAAGCAGGTGCACGCGGACCCGTCAAAAGTCGAGGTGATCTACAACGCCGTGGACTGGACGCAGCTGGACACGACGGTCGGCCGCGACGAGATGCGCGCGGCGATGAACGTGCCGGCGGGCGCGCCGCTGCTGGGCATCATTGCCCGGCTCACCGAGCAGAAAGGGCACCGGGTCCTGCTCGACGCGCTGGCGCAACGGCCCGACCTTGGCCAGGCGTATCTGGTGATTGTCGGCGACGGCCCCTTGAGCGCAGGGCTGCAGCGCCAGGCCGCCGACCTGGGTCTCTCGAGCCGGGTGCGGTTTCTCGGTGCGCGTCGTGACCTTGGCAACATCCTGGCGGCCGTCGATGCGTTCGTGTTGCCGTCCTTCTGGGAGGGCCTGCCGCTGGCCATGGTGCTCGCCATGGGCGCCGGGCTTCCGGTGGTCGCGACCCGCGTGGCCGGCATTCCGGAAGTGGTGCAGGACGGCGTCAGCGGCCTGCTCGTGACCCCGGGCGACAGCGCCGAGCTCGCGGCCGCGTTGTCGCGGGTCGTCAACGACGACACCACCCGCGTGCTGCTGGGGCAGGCCGCGCGGGCGTTCGTGCGGCCGCGGTTCGGCGTGGACGGCTACGTGAACGCGATCACCAGTCTCTACAATCGGCTGCTGGTTGCGAAGGGGGTGGCATGA
- a CDS encoding NAD-dependent epimerase/dehydratase family protein produces MSAFQRMPVLVIGGLGFIGSNLTRRLVLLGARVSVLTPSRERHAALVSELESHGVDVIEGDLRDHSLVSRLVAGQSVVFNLSGQSGALRSMEEPWTDLDVNCRGTLVLLDALRHVNPTAKVIAVGSRLEYGRPESMPADELAMGEPLSVHAIHKRTVEQYLRLYRRLFGLRFAIARVTNPYGPGQPAGRTAYGIINRFIHLAIADQTLTLYGDGRQLRDYIHVDDVVSALLALAASPASDGGAYNVASGTGTAMADLAAMVIDIAGAGRIAHVEWPPLAAQVEAGDFVASIARIGRDIGWAPAIDLRDGLAQTVSFYRGQAS; encoded by the coding sequence ATGAGTGCCTTCCAGCGCATGCCCGTGCTCGTGATTGGCGGCCTCGGGTTCATCGGCAGCAACCTGACCCGCCGCCTCGTCTTGCTTGGCGCGCGCGTCAGCGTCCTCACGCCGTCACGCGAGCGCCACGCCGCCCTGGTCAGCGAACTTGAATCCCACGGCGTCGACGTCATCGAGGGTGATCTGCGCGATCACAGCCTGGTGTCGCGGCTGGTGGCCGGGCAGAGCGTGGTGTTCAACCTGTCGGGGCAGTCAGGCGCGCTGCGCAGCATGGAAGAGCCCTGGACCGACCTCGACGTCAACTGCCGCGGCACCCTCGTGCTGTTGGATGCCTTGCGTCACGTCAATCCGACCGCGAAGGTGATCGCCGTCGGCTCGCGCCTCGAGTACGGCCGGCCCGAGTCGATGCCGGCCGACGAACTGGCGATGGGCGAACCGCTCTCCGTTCACGCCATCCACAAGCGCACGGTGGAGCAGTACCTGCGGCTGTATCGGCGGCTGTTCGGGTTGCGCTTTGCCATCGCGCGTGTCACCAACCCGTACGGGCCAGGCCAGCCGGCCGGGCGCACCGCCTACGGGATCATCAACCGGTTCATTCACCTCGCCATCGCCGATCAGACACTCACGTTGTACGGCGATGGCCGGCAGTTGCGCGACTACATCCATGTGGACGATGTGGTGTCGGCGCTGCTGGCGCTGGCGGCCTCGCCGGCGTCGGACGGGGGCGCCTACAACGTTGCCAGCGGCACCGGCACCGCGATGGCCGACCTCGCCGCGATGGTGATCGACATCGCCGGGGCCGGGCGCATCGCGCACGTCGAATGGCCGCCGCTGGCGGCACAGGTGGAGGCGGGCGACTTCGTCGCCAGCATCGCCCGGATCGGCCGCGACATCGGCTGGGCCCCGGCCATCGACTTGCGCGACGGGCTGGCGCAGACCGTGTCGTTCTATCGGGGGCAGGCGTCGTGA